The proteins below are encoded in one region of Paenibacillus albus:
- a CDS encoding MBL fold metallo-hydrolase codes for MLIQAGIAMLEISATIMGRTNTIYPSVIWNEKQAILIDTGYPGQASLIQAALQHEGLPLDRLTDIIITHQDIDHIGSLSALCELSAAPAPIQVWASAMEKPYIEGERMLIKVTQAGINQAVASLPKEMPEAQKQAFRYTLEHPPTGKVDQLIGYGESALLIGDIRVLDTPGHTPGHVSLYHSPSRTLIAADSLMIIDGELQLGQFNYDNAAAAKSLLQFADYDIQQVICYHGGLYQSDDVNSRIQALIQVT; via the coding sequence ATGCTCATCCAAGCAGGAATCGCAATGCTAGAAATTTCGGCAACCATTATGGGCCGAACCAATACCATCTATCCAAGCGTCATTTGGAACGAGAAGCAAGCCATCCTAATTGACACCGGCTATCCCGGTCAAGCCTCGCTTATCCAAGCAGCATTGCAGCACGAAGGTTTGCCGCTCGATCGATTAACCGATATCATCATCACCCACCAAGACATTGACCATATCGGCAGTCTGTCTGCTCTATGCGAGTTAAGCGCTGCTCCTGCTCCGATTCAAGTATGGGCGTCCGCAATGGAGAAGCCTTATATCGAGGGCGAGCGAATGCTCATCAAAGTGACGCAAGCGGGAATCAACCAAGCGGTTGCCTCTCTGCCGAAGGAGATGCCCGAAGCACAGAAGCAAGCGTTCCGTTACACCCTCGAGCATCCGCCGACCGGTAAAGTGGACCAATTGATCGGATACGGTGAGAGCGCACTGCTGATCGGGGACATCAGAGTTCTGGATACACCGGGGCATACGCCAGGCCATGTCAGTCTCTACCATTCCCCAAGCCGCACCTTAATTGCTGCCGATTCGCTTATGATCATTGACGGGGAGCTTCAACTCGGCCAATTCAACTATGATAACGCGGCAGCAGCGAAGTCGTTGTTGCAGTTTGCAGATTACGATATCCAGCAAGTCATCTGCTACCATGGAGGCCTGTATCAGAGCGACGACGTGAACAGCCGTATTCAAGCCCTCATTCAAGTAACCTAA
- a CDS encoding VTT domain-containing protein yields MGNLTAWLEHYGYGIIFLSLFLEMLALPLPGEMMMSYAGLFVYEGKLSWLLSIVSASAGVTGGVTLSYWIGYRLGKPFVAKYGHRVHLGEAQLARLTVWFEKYGDKLLFIAYFIPGVRHITGYFCGVTRMPFRRYALYAYSGAIFWVGLFISLGKVLGPKWETYHTTVNHYMILFGIASGLLAVALYLYRKYKSTVQAALMHVLTRGVSHFHSYGKVRFLLLGAFLLLILFVSLMLGMIQDFLGHEFSQFDEITSYVVLTAFGSQWHDQMELFAKLGTITLYGPLITLTAVWILFKGRNRGLELVFLLWVVVGGEVLDEGLKMIFHRIGPVAEGVTFINTSPSKETLTSIVVCGFSAFLLLRHYRSYAAHLLLPAVVIALCLMIGISRIYFQVAFPSDVAAGYIFGGVWVSMNVILLEVLRKLEQHNARSA; encoded by the coding sequence ATGGGAAATTTGACAGCCTGGCTCGAACATTATGGTTATGGAATCATCTTTCTGTCTTTATTTCTAGAGATGCTCGCTCTACCTCTTCCCGGCGAAATGATGATGAGTTATGCGGGATTGTTCGTCTACGAAGGCAAGCTGAGCTGGCTGCTGAGCATCGTATCGGCATCTGCAGGCGTAACGGGTGGAGTGACGCTCTCCTACTGGATCGGCTATAGGCTTGGCAAACCATTCGTCGCTAAATATGGGCATCGCGTTCATCTTGGCGAGGCGCAGCTGGCCCGATTGACCGTATGGTTTGAGAAATATGGCGATAAGCTCTTGTTTATCGCTTATTTCATCCCTGGAGTCCGCCATATTACAGGCTACTTCTGCGGAGTAACCCGAATGCCATTCCGGCGTTATGCGCTCTACGCGTATAGCGGCGCGATCTTCTGGGTCGGCTTGTTCATCTCCCTCGGTAAGGTGCTCGGTCCGAAGTGGGAGACTTACCACACGACGGTCAATCATTACATGATTCTATTTGGCATCGCTTCGGGCTTGCTTGCTGTCGCGCTGTATCTCTATAGGAAATATAAATCGACTGTGCAGGCGGCGCTTATGCATGTGCTGACTAGAGGAGTAAGCCATTTTCATTCCTATGGCAAAGTCAGATTTCTGCTTCTCGGCGCATTTCTGCTCCTTATTCTGTTTGTTTCCTTGATGCTGGGCATGATTCAAGACTTTCTTGGCCATGAATTCAGTCAATTTGATGAAATAACATCCTATGTTGTGCTTACGGCGTTCGGCTCGCAGTGGCATGACCAAATGGAACTGTTCGCGAAGCTGGGAACAATCACCCTATATGGGCCGCTTATTACACTTACCGCGGTATGGATCTTATTCAAGGGTCGGAACCGGGGATTAGAGCTTGTATTTCTGCTTTGGGTAGTCGTTGGAGGAGAAGTGCTCGATGAGGGCTTGAAGATGATTTTTCATCGTATTGGTCCTGTCGCCGAAGGCGTGACGTTCATCAATACGTCTCCGAGCAAAGAGACGCTTACTTCCATCGTCGTCTGCGGCTTTTCAGCCTTTCTGCTCCTTCGGCATTATCGTAGCTATGCAGCACATCTCCTTCTACCAGCAGTCGTCATCGCGCTCTGTTTGATGATCGGCATCAGCCGGATTTACTTTCAAGTTGCATTTCCAAGCGACGTCGCGGCGGGTTATATATTTGGTGGCGTTTGGGTCAGTATGAACGTCATTTTACTCGAGGTGCTGAGAAAGCTGGAGCAGCATAACGCTCGCTCCGCTTGA
- a CDS encoding glycoside hydrolase family 73 protein, with amino-acid sequence MDKPSFFAKLIPIARQLYLEGSPIYPSVRLAQCWLETGGNIPYWNNLAGYKVGSGVPNGYWKGAVVNKQTWEVINGKRVDVVAAFRAYDNLYDFFKDQDLLFARSLYTRVREAKGPFEQAQMLLECGYATDPSYAKQIIAIINGSQLTQYDSKNGGDEPMTAEEKKAFQDLTDQVTKLSATLNAQTAAVTALQAQTAQIQAHDQLDVIPAWAKDAVDAAIKAKLIDTSAGGSYDFYRLLTVLHRKKLI; translated from the coding sequence ATGGACAAACCGTCTTTCTTTGCAAAATTAATCCCGATCGCCAGGCAGCTCTACTTGGAGGGCTCACCTATTTATCCGTCCGTGCGGCTTGCGCAGTGCTGGCTTGAGACCGGAGGCAATATTCCGTATTGGAACAATCTCGCCGGTTATAAAGTGGGCTCAGGTGTCCCGAACGGCTATTGGAAGGGAGCCGTTGTAAACAAGCAGACATGGGAAGTCATTAACGGAAAAAGGGTCGATGTCGTTGCAGCCTTTCGCGCCTACGACAACCTTTATGACTTCTTCAAGGATCAAGATCTGCTGTTTGCCCGCAGTCTGTATACGCGGGTTCGCGAAGCGAAGGGTCCCTTCGAGCAAGCGCAAATGCTGCTTGAATGCGGCTACGCGACCGATCCGAGCTACGCGAAGCAGATCATTGCGATCATTAACGGGAGCCAGCTCACGCAATATGACAGCAAGAACGGAGGCGATGAACCGATGACGGCAGAGGAGAAGAAGGCTTTTCAAGACTTGACGGATCAGGTGACGAAGCTGAGCGCAACACTTAACGCGCAAACAGCTGCAGTTACTGCGCTGCAAGCACAGACAGCTCAGATACAAGCCCATGATCAACTGGATGTTATACCAGCATGGGCGAAGGATGCGGTCGATGCCGCAATCAAAGCGAAGCTGATCGATACGTCAGCCGGCGGCAGCTATGATTTCTACCGGCTGCTGACAGTGCTTCACCGGAAGAAACTTATTTGA
- a CDS encoding DUF6530 family protein, which translates to MKIPTTLKHKPVVVIDNYEQVDGRLAGKTDAKGLSLGLAQWNDRGKVDISAKVWRYTGEKWSRQSEELPLHRVLDLSILICRSIAHFREAYRYENFYDEENPVIDRVGLQGDAMTVAVCTDNDKINEDIKLFSQALSDDDELIGERLRTLSGMLKELGY; encoded by the coding sequence ATGAAAATTCCTACAACGTTAAAACATAAACCTGTCGTCGTTATCGACAATTACGAGCAAGTAGATGGGCGACTCGCAGGCAAAACGGATGCGAAGGGCCTCTCGTTAGGGCTCGCGCAATGGAATGACCGCGGGAAGGTGGATATCTCAGCGAAAGTATGGCGATATACGGGGGAGAAATGGTCGAGGCAGTCTGAGGAGCTTCCACTGCACCGCGTTCTGGATCTTTCGATTCTCATCTGCCGTTCGATCGCACACTTCCGCGAAGCTTACCGCTATGAGAATTTTTACGATGAAGAGAATCCCGTAATTGACCGAGTCGGCCTTCAAGGAGACGCGATGACGGTTGCAGTCTGTACGGATAATGACAAGATCAATGAAGATATTAAGCTGTTCAGCCAAGCGCTGAGCGATGATGATGAGCTGATCGGGGAACGACTGCGGACACTGTCCGGCATGTTGAAGGAATTAGGTTATTAA
- a CDS encoding GIY-YIG nuclease family protein, which yields MDKEKRKELLEAYKEIKTIMGVVQITNTVNGKLFIDSYPNLKNKWMTIKMQLDTGRFANAQLQKDWKEQGEGAFTFEELDRKDAAEVKDIKWELKVMKKLWLEKLQPYGDRGYNRPE from the coding sequence ATGGATAAGGAAAAGCGGAAAGAGCTGCTCGAAGCATACAAAGAAATTAAAACGATCATGGGTGTCGTACAAATTACGAATACCGTAAACGGGAAGCTGTTCATCGACAGCTATCCCAACTTAAAGAACAAATGGATGACGATTAAGATGCAATTGGATACGGGTAGGTTCGCGAACGCCCAGCTGCAGAAGGACTGGAAGGAGCAAGGGGAGGGAGCTTTTACCTTCGAGGAATTAGATCGCAAGGATGCTGCCGAAGTGAAGGATATCAAATGGGAGCTCAAGGTGATGAAGAAGCTGTGGCTTGAGAAGCTGCAGCCATATGGAGATAGAGGGTACAACCGTCCTGAATAA
- a CDS encoding efflux RND transporter permease subunit, translating to MKRFIEAVMQRSTIILICVVLILAFGAVSAMQMQRDYLPGINNTTMMVSLRASSYQADQVKRDITAPLEDAIRKTNGIVNLETTSYDGGVLMNIYYPMDYDMNKAENDLKQALGDAALPDGLNKPAVTRLTSSTFPILSYSLTADTNKVDDLTLQSAVQTDIVKQLKSVPGVSDVQTVGGASRGYVVVLRMKDLVANNLTLDDFNKSITAEVPSLTGNIANVKASFPIRVEGWELTEAQLNQLAIKNKDGVNVALSDVASVHQSLTDVKTVSRANGKASVMINVIKTPSATITDVAKQVKARVADIPDVKNGDVNMNLLTDRAQDLNSSLMGLVREGLLGCVFSMLCVLFFFRNVRSTLLIAVTLPISLLATTAVLKSMGVTLNILTISGLIVAMGRIVDDAIVILDNMYRRVQENKDKPILHVLSSSVVEMLPAIFASTATTVAVYVPIALVGGIIGASYSGFAWSVVIALAVSFLVAMLVIPAFAFMGWKQPKAEAVTIEPLMKPLLQAALKHKKTVVSISAVLFAAAALFGSQLSFSLLPSTASGQVAIQVELPKGTPLSEVDKEVKQVEDVLHNHADIASYTATFGSTFTPTADDVFDQGGGFIQQPNVANLSVQLKNKKDVDTIIPALQADLNQVANGSAITVTNQNIAGDDSTINIMLTGADQGTLEQTAQQVRLRMTSIQGLNVAGATDLTNGIPKFAITINKDKVLAAGVNPDEINKLITRYTSKAKDFDIPTSTGNGTIPVDVYIDSVKAGAGTENAVPVYTPEQVLASMAAETVTGSGGKTYTLDQFAAIQKSNTLASIQEHDGQPFSVVQVKITSNDLSKVSKEVNQTLSSMKLPSGVSYSLGGITQQVKQMIIEISIAVIVSILLVLLITSIVFKGWKAPLAVLLSIPLALTGIVLALYAIHGQWNLAAFIGVLMLTGIVVTNGIVLIDKIERNRKEGMGLREAVMQGSLSRIRPIFMTAGTTVLTLIPLALSGSADTVISQVLGIVVIGGMITSTLNSFVVIPIIYEWMQGKAAREVSLTFEAQG from the coding sequence ATGAAACGATTCATAGAAGCAGTGATGCAGCGTTCAACTATTATTCTCATTTGTGTGGTACTAATTTTGGCATTCGGCGCTGTCTCGGCCATGCAGATGCAGCGCGATTATTTGCCAGGTATCAATAATACAACGATGATGGTGTCTTTGCGCGCTTCGTCGTATCAAGCCGATCAGGTGAAGAGAGACATTACAGCACCGCTGGAGGATGCCATCCGCAAGACGAACGGCATTGTCAATCTCGAGACAACCTCGTATGACGGCGGCGTGCTCATGAATATTTACTATCCGATGGACTACGACATGAACAAAGCAGAGAACGACCTGAAGCAAGCGCTGGGCGATGCCGCACTGCCAGATGGGTTGAACAAGCCTGCAGTAACGCGCCTAACGTCGAGCACGTTCCCTATCTTGAGTTACAGTTTAACCGCGGATACGAACAAAGTAGACGATCTGACGTTACAATCTGCAGTTCAAACAGATATTGTCAAACAGCTGAAATCCGTTCCAGGCGTATCTGACGTGCAAACCGTTGGCGGCGCGAGCCGCGGTTATGTCGTCGTGCTGCGCATGAAGGATCTCGTCGCCAATAACCTGACTCTGGATGATTTCAATAAGTCCATCACGGCAGAAGTTCCGAGCCTGACTGGCAATATAGCGAATGTGAAGGCGTCATTCCCGATTCGAGTGGAGGGCTGGGAGCTTACGGAAGCGCAGCTGAACCAACTGGCGATCAAGAACAAGGATGGCGTTAATGTTGCTTTGTCGGACGTTGCCTCCGTGCACCAATCGTTGACCGATGTGAAGACAGTATCGAGAGCTAATGGCAAAGCGAGCGTTATGATTAATGTCATCAAGACGCCGTCGGCTACCATTACGGATGTAGCGAAACAGGTAAAAGCCCGAGTAGCGGACATTCCGGATGTGAAGAACGGAGACGTTAACATGAATCTGCTCACAGACCGCGCACAGGATCTGAACAGCTCGTTGATGGGGCTCGTCCGTGAAGGCTTGCTCGGCTGCGTATTCTCGATGCTATGCGTGCTATTCTTCTTCCGCAATGTGCGTTCTACGCTGCTGATCGCGGTCACTTTGCCGATCTCGCTGCTTGCTACGACGGCTGTGCTGAAGTCGATGGGCGTGACGCTGAACATTTTGACCATATCCGGATTGATCGTTGCGATGGGCCGCATCGTCGATGATGCAATCGTAATTCTCGATAATATGTACCGTCGCGTGCAAGAAAATAAGGACAAGCCGATCCTGCACGTTCTATCATCATCCGTTGTCGAGATGCTGCCAGCGATCTTCGCGTCGACAGCAACGACTGTGGCGGTATATGTGCCGATCGCGCTTGTTGGCGGGATTATCGGCGCTTCCTATTCTGGCTTCGCTTGGTCCGTCGTTATTGCACTCGCGGTTTCGTTCCTCGTGGCGATGCTCGTCATCCCTGCATTCGCATTCATGGGCTGGAAGCAGCCGAAAGCCGAAGCGGTCACGATTGAGCCGCTCATGAAGCCGCTGCTTCAAGCCGCTCTGAAGCATAAGAAGACTGTCGTAAGCATTTCAGCGGTGCTGTTCGCAGCTGCTGCGCTGTTTGGTTCGCAGCTTTCGTTCAGCCTGCTGCCTAGCACGGCAAGTGGTCAGGTGGCGATTCAAGTCGAGCTGCCAAAAGGAACGCCGCTGTCTGAAGTGGACAAGGAAGTGAAGCAAGTAGAGGACGTGCTGCACAATCATGCAGACATCGCATCGTATACAGCGACCTTCGGCTCTACCTTCACGCCAACGGCAGATGACGTGTTCGACCAAGGCGGCGGATTCATCCAGCAGCCGAATGTCGCGAATCTATCTGTGCAATTGAAGAATAAGAAGGATGTCGACACGATCATTCCGGCTTTGCAAGCTGATTTGAATCAAGTCGCGAACGGGTCCGCGATTACGGTCACCAACCAGAACATTGCAGGCGATGATTCGACGATTAATATTATGCTGACAGGCGCGGATCAAGGGACGTTAGAGCAAACCGCTCAGCAAGTGCGCCTGAGAATGACTTCGATTCAAGGGCTAAATGTAGCCGGCGCAACGGATCTAACAAACGGTATTCCGAAGTTTGCGATCACGATAAATAAAGATAAAGTTCTTGCTGCTGGCGTGAATCCGGACGAGATCAATAAGCTGATCACTCGTTATACGTCAAAAGCAAAAGATTTCGATATTCCTACATCGACAGGGAACGGTACGATTCCGGTCGACGTATATATCGATTCGGTCAAAGCTGGTGCTGGAACCGAAAACGCGGTTCCGGTCTATACACCTGAGCAAGTGCTGGCTTCGATGGCAGCAGAGACTGTAACCGGAAGCGGCGGCAAGACGTACACGCTTGATCAATTCGCAGCCATTCAGAAGAGCAATACGCTTGCTTCCATTCAAGAGCATGATGGTCAACCATTCTCTGTGGTACAAGTCAAGATCACGTCGAACGATCTCAGCAAGGTGTCCAAAGAAGTTAATCAGACGTTAAGCAGCATGAAGCTTCCGAGCGGCGTCTCGTATTCACTTGGCGGAATTACGCAGCAGGTGAAGCAGATGATCATTGAAATTTCCATTGCGGTGATCGTATCCATTCTGCTCGTACTGCTCATTACCAGTATCGTATTCAAAGGCTGGAAAGCGCCGCTTGCCGTCTTACTCAGCATCCCGCTAGCCTTAACGGGGATCGTGCTTGCTCTCTACGCCATTCATGGACAATGGAACTTGGCTGCATTTATCGGGGTATTGATGCTGACCGGTATTGTCGTCACCAATGGGATTGTTCTTATTGATAAGATTGAGCGAAACCGTAAAGAAGGCATGGGGCTCCGAGAAGCAGTGATGCAAGGCAGCCTGTCGCGAATTCGCCCGATCTTCATGACCGCGGGCACGACGGTATTGACATTGATTCCACTGGCCCTCTCGGGCAGCGCAGATACCGTCATTTCGCAAGTGCTGGGCATTGTCGTCATTGGCGGGATGATTACATCTACATTGAACAGCTTTGTTGTGATCCCGATCATCTATGAATGGATGCAGGGAAAAGCTGCTCGCGAAGTGTCTCTTACATTCGAGGCTCAAGGATGA
- a CDS encoding RNA polymerase sigma factor, producing MADEELRETIHLARQGDQDAFAALITRYKGHVYRYAYGMLGDRMDAEDAAQEAFIKAYYALAKLDNEYAFTSWMNRIIANICKDRLKKRAIKNEHESAEEPNEETTADLHAPDAAKQLSLEEGLSRLSAEHREILVLHEIQGYSYEEIAARIEVPVGTVKSRLFAARMNLRNELRRED from the coding sequence TTGGCGGACGAGGAACTGCGGGAGACCATCCACCTGGCCAGGCAAGGCGATCAAGATGCGTTTGCTGCATTGATTACGCGTTATAAAGGCCATGTCTATCGGTATGCGTACGGGATGCTTGGTGACCGAATGGATGCGGAGGACGCGGCCCAAGAAGCATTTATTAAAGCGTACTATGCGCTGGCAAAGTTAGATAACGAGTATGCGTTCACATCATGGATGAACCGAATTATTGCGAATATTTGCAAGGATCGGCTGAAGAAACGAGCCATTAAGAATGAGCATGAATCGGCAGAAGAGCCCAACGAAGAAACGACGGCAGATCTGCATGCGCCAGACGCGGCAAAGCAATTGTCGCTAGAGGAAGGTTTGAGCCGATTGAGCGCGGAGCATCGCGAAATTCTCGTGCTCCACGAAATTCAAGGCTACAGTTACGAAGAAATTGCAGCTAGAATTGAAGTGCCGGTTGGGACTGTGAAATCTCGGCTATTTGCAGCGAGAATGAATTTACGCAATGAATTACGGAGGGAGGACTAG
- a CDS encoding Fur family transcriptional regulator, giving the protein MSEQHAHAHPHEHSDKADSGGNTQDPVKQMVQVMSNNGWRITDQRRELAEIFARTEGYLSPKDVYDQMTVAYPSVSFDTVYRNLRLLSEMGALEQFYFMEGGLKFRTSCLSHHHHHLICINCEKTLTFEYCPMEQSIELPGSFKIINHRFEVYGVCETCQKE; this is encoded by the coding sequence ATGTCAGAACAGCATGCACATGCTCATCCGCACGAGCATTCAGATAAGGCGGATTCTGGTGGCAATACGCAAGATCCAGTGAAACAGATGGTCCAAGTGATGTCGAACAACGGCTGGCGGATTACGGATCAGCGCCGTGAGCTGGCTGAAATATTCGCGCGTACGGAAGGATATTTGTCGCCGAAGGATGTTTATGACCAGATGACGGTTGCGTATCCAAGCGTAAGCTTCGATACCGTGTACCGCAACTTGCGCCTGCTGAGCGAGATGGGTGCACTGGAACAGTTTTATTTTATGGAGGGTGGTTTGAAGTTTCGGACCAGCTGTTTATCGCACCATCACCATCACTTGATTTGCATCAACTGCGAGAAGACGTTAACCTTCGAATATTGCCCCATGGAGCAATCGATCGAATTGCCGGGCTCATTCAAGATTATCAATCACCGCTTTGAAGTATATGGCGTATGTGAGACATGCCAGAAGGAATAG
- a CDS encoding APC family permease, whose product MWYAVVNFSTFKRVVIGRPMRSRELNEKHNKLFWMIALPILSADLYSSVAYGPEAGLTELAHLGRSALWIVLPITGASVILLFILILSYIMGIIAYPSGGGAYSIAKDNFKKPWASLVASSSLLVDYVLTVAVSVSAGIQAVASAYPVIKPYSSSLAICCVLLLVIVNLRGVAESATIFAWPTFVFMACMILIICTGFIDELSHGFVQPSTPTFGEIPGGITILLILKAFSSACSALTGIETISNAVPVFREPRQRSAIKTYIALGSVTAVTLIGYAYHLYVRGVEVREDKTMLSQLAEQYFGHGIVYQIIIWSTFIVLILAANSTFTGFSQLSAIVASDSFLPRAFTNRGDRLGYSNGIMFLAGAAALLIALFQAQTNSLIPLYAIGVFLSFTIAQVGLCKRWLKVKGRMWKLKLAINLFGFIVTAVVTVVVAFTKFLEGAWIVLVILPIMISFSVMVKRHYDIIAEELRIDPKETRPHPHELVTLVLVSGVHRAVLQTVSFAQSLDSRAVAIYVGFDDESVDKMKLKWEEWGEPCKLVTLRGEFRSILAPLSRYIDRLEITECEQSNIHIIMPQFVTKKWWHNLLHNQSALLIRAWFLRNKDVVITTVPYHLQK is encoded by the coding sequence ATGTGGTACGCTGTCGTCAATTTCAGTACGTTCAAAAGGGTCGTTATTGGACGGCCGATGAGATCCCGAGAGCTGAATGAGAAGCATAATAAGCTGTTCTGGATGATAGCTCTGCCTATCTTATCCGCTGATTTGTATTCGTCCGTTGCTTATGGACCAGAAGCGGGTTTAACAGAGCTTGCGCATCTGGGCCGCTCGGCGCTATGGATTGTACTGCCGATTACGGGGGCATCGGTCATCCTGCTGTTTATCCTGATTCTCTCCTACATAATGGGCATCATCGCCTATCCAAGCGGCGGCGGCGCCTACTCGATCGCCAAAGATAATTTCAAGAAGCCGTGGGCGTCACTTGTGGCCTCAAGCTCGCTGCTTGTTGATTATGTGCTGACCGTCGCCGTGTCGGTATCGGCCGGCATTCAAGCCGTCGCTTCGGCTTATCCGGTTATTAAGCCATACAGCAGCTCGCTTGCGATATGCTGTGTACTGCTGCTCGTAATCGTGAACTTGCGCGGCGTAGCAGAGTCGGCTACGATCTTCGCTTGGCCGACGTTCGTGTTTATGGCATGCATGATCCTTATCATCTGCACAGGGTTCATTGACGAGCTGTCGCATGGCTTCGTACAGCCGAGTACCCCAACGTTTGGAGAGATTCCGGGAGGGATTACGATTCTTCTCATCCTTAAGGCGTTCAGCTCGGCTTGCTCCGCGTTAACCGGGATTGAGACCATATCGAACGCTGTTCCTGTCTTTCGGGAGCCGCGCCAGCGAAGCGCGATCAAGACTTATATTGCTCTGGGCTCCGTAACGGCAGTTACGCTGATCGGATATGCCTACCATCTCTATGTACGCGGCGTAGAGGTGCGTGAGGACAAGACGATGCTGTCTCAGCTGGCAGAGCAGTATTTTGGACATGGCATAGTGTATCAGATCATCATTTGGTCGACCTTCATCGTGCTCATTCTGGCGGCCAATTCAACCTTTACCGGCTTCTCGCAGCTGTCAGCAATCGTCGCCTCTGATAGCTTCCTTCCGAGAGCATTCACGAATCGCGGCGACCGGCTCGGTTATTCGAATGGCATTATGTTTCTGGCAGGTGCTGCTGCACTGCTGATTGCGCTCTTCCAAGCCCAGACGAACAGCTTAATTCCGCTCTATGCCATCGGCGTGTTTTTATCCTTCACCATCGCGCAGGTTGGTCTGTGCAAACGTTGGCTGAAGGTGAAGGGACGCATGTGGAAGCTTAAGCTCGCGATCAATCTGTTCGGCTTCATCGTCACTGCCGTCGTCACGGTTGTCGTCGCATTTACGAAGTTTCTGGAAGGAGCATGGATCGTACTCGTCATCCTGCCGATTATGATCTCATTCTCAGTGATGGTGAAGCGCCATTACGATATCATCGCGGAAGAGCTGCGAATCGACCCGAAGGAAACTCGGCCGCATCCGCATGAGCTTGTGACCCTCGTCCTTGTATCCGGTGTACATCGCGCGGTGCTGCAGACGGTTTCTTTTGCCCAAAGCCTAGATAGTCGTGCGGTTGCCATCTATGTTGGATTCGATGATGAGTCGGTTGACAAAATGAAGCTGAAATGGGAGGAGTGGGGAGAGCCCTGCAAGCTCGTTACGCTTCGAGGGGAGTTCCGTTCTATTCTTGCGCCGCTTAGCCGGTACATCGACAGGCTGGAGATCACGGAGTGCGAGCAGTCGAACATTCACATCATCATGCCGCAGTTCGTAACGAAGAAATGGTGGCATAATCTGCTGCACAACCAGAGCGCGCTGCTTATTCGAGCTTGGTTTCTACGCAATAAGGACGTGGTGATTACGACGGTTCCGTATCATTTGCAGAAGTGA
- a CDS encoding anti-sigma factor family protein, which yields MSNHPEEQLSAYLDDELGDEDRQLVEKHLESCETCRAIMEDLFTMKQQFGEVFALVDAPENLENRVLHALRQEQSQKKHLRDWAAAIVIGLIPLIVLYFIAGPVALKLIHGCYKLMVTLLYAASHFILSVPTLSVTTILLAVIILATSSYSLKRLLQTNAG from the coding sequence ATGAGCAATCATCCGGAGGAACAATTATCGGCCTACCTTGACGATGAGTTGGGGGATGAAGATAGGCAGCTGGTTGAGAAGCATCTGGAGTCGTGTGAGACTTGTCGGGCGATCATGGAGGATTTGTTTACCATGAAGCAGCAATTCGGCGAGGTGTTTGCCTTGGTAGATGCGCCGGAGAATTTGGAGAATCGCGTGCTGCATGCACTTCGGCAGGAGCAATCGCAGAAGAAGCATCTGCGCGATTGGGCGGCTGCCATTGTAATCGGATTGATTCCGTTAATAGTTCTTTACTTTATCGCTGGGCCAGTCGCGCTCAAGCTCATCCATGGATGCTACAAATTAATGGTGACACTGCTTTATGCGGCTTCACATTTCATTCTTAGCGTGCCGACTTTATCTGTTACTACGATTCTGCTCGCTGTGATCATCCTCGCCACCTCCAGTTATTCATTAAAACGGCTGCTTCAAACGAATGCCGGTTGA